In Hevea brasiliensis isolate MT/VB/25A 57/8 chromosome 13, ASM3005281v1, whole genome shotgun sequence, a single genomic region encodes these proteins:
- the LOC110643595 gene encoding E3 ubiquitin-protein ligase CIP8-like: protein MSTEDQEICCHVTPLDEVEAEDDSFSCHMFSIEVVATFMPPLDDSAMEEEELELYDEECDVIQDRFLVERNKLFCPETSVSTIHQILLDMDIPVQPYMVDRILGFARQMASNKRYMGRKVLHMRVEIDVPPGFEAMDTEGDGDDDDLSSRLVPATKTAIEALEIIKIEDSTEHCMICLEELLIGSEVTRMPCSHLYHSGCILNWLEKSRACPLCRFEIA from the coding sequence ATGTCAACAGAAGATCAAGAAATTTGTTGCCATGTGACTCCACTGGACGAAGTTGAAGCAGAAGATGATTCTTTTTCCTGCCATATGTTCTCGATAGAGGTTGTAGCCACCTTCATGCCTCCGCTGGATGATTCAGCAATGGAGGAAGAAGAATTGGAGCTTTATGATGAGGAGTGTGACGTGATCCAGGACAGATTCCTAGTTGAACGAAACAAGTTGTTTTGCCCAGAAACATCCGTGTCAACTATACATCAAATTCTTCTTGACATGGACATCCCTGTTCAGCCATACATGGTGGATAGGATATTAGGGTTTGCTCGTCAAATGGCAAGCAATAAACGCTATATGGGTCGAAAGGTTCTGCACATGAGGGTAGAAATTGATGTTCCTCCTGGTTTTGAGGCAATGGATACTGAAGGCGATGGAGATGATGATGATCTATCGTCACGCTTAGTGCCCGCAACCAAGACAGCAATTGAGGCTTTGGAGATAATCAAAATTGAAGATTCGACAGAACACTGTATGATTTGTTTGGAGGAGCTACTGATTGGATCAGAGGTGACTCGGATGCCTTGCTCCCATCTTTATCACAGTGGGTGCATTCTTAATTGGTTAGAAAAGAGCAGAGCTTGTCCATTGTGCAGGTTTGAAATTGCCTAG